The following coding sequences lie in one Rutidosis leptorrhynchoides isolate AG116_Rl617_1_P2 chromosome 6, CSIRO_AGI_Rlap_v1, whole genome shotgun sequence genomic window:
- the LOC139854470 gene encoding uncharacterized protein: protein MQTRRTFTDAQVDEMISQRVNEALAAAEVWRVQANASQAGGSSGNNAPQGCTYKEFSNCKPQTFTGIKGPVGLMRWFERLASVFRIRNCANTDRVKFATCTIQDGALTWWNNYAQPAGMDASYAMPWEEFKQAMISEYCPRNEIQKLEMELWNLKIQGNDITGYTK, encoded by the coding sequence ATGCAAACACGAAGGACTTTTACTGACGCTCAAGTTGACGAGATGATTAGTCAAAGGGTTAATGAAGCTTTAGCCGCTGCTGAGGTATGGAGAGTGCAAGCTAATGCGAGTCAAGCTGGAGGTTCAAGTGGAAATAATGCTCCACAAGGATGTACCTATAAGGAGTTCTCCAACTGCAAACCTCAAACTTTCACTGGAATAAAAGGACCAGTTGGTTTAATGAGGTGGTTTGAGAGGCTCGCGTCAGTCTTTCGAATAAGAAACTGTGCAAATACGGATAGAGTAAAGTTTGCTACTTGTACTATTCAAGATGGTGCCCTAacatggtggaacaattatgctcagCCTGCAGGAATGGACGCATCGTATGCAatgccatgggaagaattcaaacaaGCGATGATCAGCGAGTATTGTCCAAGAAACGAAATTCAGAAACTAGAAATGGAATTGTGGAATTTGAAAATTCAGGGGAATGACATTACGGGATATACAAAATGA